A genomic segment from candidate division TA06 bacterium encodes:
- a CDS encoding PAS domain-containing protein produces the protein MFDRMNDQMVKALLETVPYELTVIDHNDEVIGWNQHETRLFKRPMGSMGMNFRQCHPQSSLAKVEAIVNEFKEKKRDKARFWIQLPLGPGGQKQMILIEFFALRDETGKYLGCLECTRNVEDIRQLQGEQRLMS, from the coding sequence ATGTTCGACCGCATGAACGACCAGATGGTAAAAGCCCTGCTGGAGACCGTGCCCTACGAGCTGACCGTAATTGACCACAACGACGAGGTCATCGGCTGGAACCAGCACGAGACCAGGCTCTTCAAGCGCCCCATGGGCAGCATGGGCATGAACTTCCGCCAGTGCCACCCCCAGAGCAGCCTGGCCAAGGTGGAGGCCATCGTCAACGAGTTCAAGGAAAAGAAGCGGGACAAAGCCCGGTTCTGGATCCAGCTCCCGCTGGGCCCCGGCGGCCAGAAGCAGATGATACTGATCGAGTTCTTTGCCCTGCGCGACGAGACCGGAAAATATCTGGGCTGCCTGGAATGCACCCGGAACGTGGAGGACATCCGCCAGCTGCAGGGCGAACAGCGGCTGATGAGCTGA
- a CDS encoding DUF4153 domain-containing protein: MKLKLVSLRELGASAKETISRFPLPSVLLLLGAANHLYMNIFETAAFKYYSRNLFMSILVLLPVLYSLQLFFESQWLAKRLKLSLELSAVGITLIYLFSLPNSQLLAYHFSQFWLYLSITFLLSFICIKNCIKDDDLFWHFHISLFSRFSIASVYTGVILAASSAALGAIDTLFKTKLLQHQEVRVVILTLWIFLPLFFLTGVPRFKNMDEILAFKPKWIKNIGIYVLLPFTMVYLGILYAYLGKIAILWKLPEGMVSYLVLSFAAFGIASLFVVYPFQKDENSKWSRWFGRLFYYLQFPLLVLLGIAIVRRVLDYGITFKRYYVIALSVWLLFITIYMVIRKNKDLIMIPFSLFIVALLSSFGPWNAFNVSFINQRDRLNGILTKYSLVQNGKLAKPNDEIPVKVKSEICSITKYLFDYGKLKTFSSLSNSTDTLTPKVFIAQLGFEWRPLWSSDYYENNEWFNYSFANDTYGYDKNDFDAFVKMNVQSWSDSGKNKMEMKALSVEYRANLPGFVISSPAGDSSVILLKDVIAEFQKESPDKSQKVNIYSFDDANFKIVCLFDDLTGRIKPEGLEMNAVNVNFLIKKKK; encoded by the coding sequence ATGAAACTCAAACTTGTCTCTTTGCGCGAGCTGGGGGCATCGGCCAAGGAAACCATTTCCAGGTTTCCCCTGCCGTCAGTTTTGCTTCTGTTGGGCGCAGCCAACCACCTCTACATGAACATTTTTGAAACAGCTGCTTTTAAATACTACTCCCGCAACCTTTTCATGAGCATCCTGGTTCTTCTGCCTGTTCTTTATTCCCTTCAATTGTTTTTTGAGTCACAATGGCTGGCCAAAAGACTTAAACTGTCATTGGAATTGTCTGCCGTCGGGATAACCTTGATCTATCTGTTTTCCCTGCCCAACTCCCAATTGCTGGCCTATCATTTTTCCCAATTTTGGCTCTATCTATCGATCACTTTTTTGCTTTCCTTTATCTGCATTAAGAACTGCATAAAGGACGATGACCTGTTCTGGCATTTTCACATCAGCCTTTTCTCCCGCTTCAGTATCGCATCCGTTTACACCGGTGTGATCCTGGCGGCCTCCAGCGCCGCCCTGGGAGCCATCGACACCCTGTTCAAGACCAAACTGCTTCAGCACCAGGAGGTCCGGGTGGTGATCCTGACCCTTTGGATATTCCTGCCGCTGTTCTTTTTGACCGGAGTCCCGAGATTCAAGAACATGGATGAGATCCTGGCTTTTAAGCCGAAATGGATAAAGAACATCGGGATATACGTCCTGCTGCCTTTCACCATGGTCTATCTGGGCATCCTCTATGCCTATCTGGGCAAGATCGCAATCCTGTGGAAACTGCCGGAGGGGATGGTCTCTTACCTGGTGCTTTCCTTCGCCGCTTTCGGGATCGCATCTTTGTTCGTGGTCTATCCTTTCCAAAAGGACGAAAACTCCAAATGGAGCCGCTGGTTCGGCCGACTCTTCTATTACCTGCAATTCCCTTTGCTGGTGCTGCTGGGCATAGCCATCGTCAGGCGGGTTCTGGATTACGGGATCACCTTCAAGCGGTATTATGTGATCGCTTTGTCGGTCTGGCTCCTGTTTATCACCATTTACATGGTGATACGGAAGAACAAAGACCTGATAATGATACCGTTCTCGCTTTTCATTGTCGCCCTTTTATCTTCCTTCGGGCCCTGGAACGCCTTTAACGTATCCTTCATCAACCAGCGGGACCGGTTGAACGGCATTTTAACCAAGTATTCCCTGGTTCAGAACGGGAAGCTGGCCAAGCCCAATGATGAGATCCCCGTAAAAGTAAAAAGCGAGATCTGTTCCATAACTAAATATCTGTTCGATTATGGCAAGCTCAAGACCTTTTCAAGTTTATCTAATTCCACGGATACCTTAACACCAAAGGTCTTTATTGCACAGTTGGGCTTTGAATGGCGGCCCCTCTGGAGCTCGGACTATTATGAGAATAATGAGTGGTTCAACTATTCGTTCGCAAACGATACATACGGCTATGACAAAAATGATTTTGACGCCTTTGTCAAAATGAACGTCCAGTCATGGAGCGACTCCGGCAAAAACAAAATGGAGATGAAGGCGCTGAGTGTTGAATACCGGGCGAACCTTCCGGGTTTTGTGATTTCCTCCCCGGCCGGGGATTCCTCGGTCATACTGCTTAAAGATGTGATCGCTGAGTTTCAAAAGGAATCTCCGGATAAAAGCCAAAAGGTCAATATATATTCCTTTGACGACGCTAATTTCAAAATTGTCTGCCTGTTCGATGATCTGACGGGCAGGATAAAGCCCGAAGGTTTGGAAATGAACGCCGTAAATGTGAACTTCCTGATAAAGAAAAAGAAATGA
- a CDS encoding isoprenylcysteine carboxylmethyltransferase family protein, whose protein sequence is MGRYAMDTLKKKLVLFLIMAPAVTGLLLFLPAGTLRYWQAWAFMATLFIPAGFVISYFVRHDPALLERRLKSRETETREKSMIKAGQFLFLAGFLAPGLDRRFGWSQMPGWLCLAADAVVFLSYMFIFRVFKENSYASRIVEVQQGQKVIDTGPYAVIRHPMYAGIIPMYLAIPLALGSYPALVFFLPVVAIIILRIFDEERLLLKDLPGYREYTTKVRFRLIPHVW, encoded by the coding sequence ATGGGGAGATACGCCATGGACACTCTTAAGAAAAAGCTTGTCCTTTTCCTGATCATGGCCCCGGCCGTTACCGGACTGCTGTTGTTCCTTCCGGCCGGCACCCTCCGCTACTGGCAGGCCTGGGCCTTTATGGCCACCCTGTTCATCCCGGCCGGCTTCGTGATATCGTATTTCGTCCGGCATGACCCGGCCCTGCTGGAACGGCGGCTTAAAAGCAGGGAAACCGAAACCCGCGAGAAATCCATGATCAAGGCCGGCCAGTTCTTGTTCCTGGCCGGGTTTCTGGCCCCCGGGCTGGACCGCCGCTTCGGCTGGTCGCAGATGCCCGGCTGGCTGTGCCTGGCCGCGGACGCGGTGGTGTTCCTGTCGTATATGTTCATCTTCCGGGTCTTTAAGGAGAACAGCTACGCCTCGCGCATCGTGGAGGTCCAGCAGGGCCAGAAGGTGATAGACACCGGACCCTACGCCGTCATCCGGCACCCCATGTACGCCGGGATCATCCCCATGTACCTGGCCATACCGCTGGCCCTGGGCTCGTACCCGGCGCTGGTCTTCTTCCTGCCGGTGGTGGCCATAATAATCCTAAGGATCTTCGACGAGGAAAGGCTGCTACTGAAGGACCTGCCAGGCTACCGGGAATACACGACAAAGGTCCGCTTCAGATTGATACCGCATGTCTGGTAA
- a CDS encoding class I SAM-dependent methyltransferase: MIDAHINNPKSPKYYVKKHLDGQKDQLRGKIVLDVPAGNGATTEILLAHGALVEPFDLFPEYFMLKGIECKRADIMEKIPVADGHADMLVCQEGIEHFSDQLKAFKEFNRVLKPNGRLLLTTPSASSLAAKLSHLLFESETARQMPPNEIDDIWMSDKSVSSQIYHGHIFLIGLQRLRILAKLAGFRIREVKYVRLSKGSLFLFPFFYPLILLSSYFRYYRSLARHKEIPAAYKLEVYREQLQMNLDPKNLVNKHTFIIFEKEKELKEVDFRAAGVMKSFDKIM, translated from the coding sequence ATGATCGACGCTCACATCAATAATCCCAAAAGCCCCAAATATTACGTCAAGAAACACCTGGACGGCCAGAAAGACCAGCTGCGGGGCAAGATCGTGCTGGACGTGCCGGCCGGGAACGGCGCCACCACCGAGATCCTGCTGGCGCACGGCGCACTGGTCGAGCCTTTTGACCTGTTCCCGGAATATTTCATGCTCAAAGGTATCGAGTGCAAACGAGCTGACATCATGGAGAAGATCCCGGTGGCCGACGGCCATGCCGATATGCTGGTCTGCCAGGAGGGGATCGAGCACTTCAGCGACCAGCTGAAGGCCTTTAAGGAGTTCAACCGGGTGCTTAAGCCGAACGGAAGGCTTTTGCTGACCACCCCCTCGGCCTCCAGCCTGGCCGCCAAGCTCAGCCATCTGCTGTTCGAAAGCGAGACCGCCCGGCAGATGCCGCCCAACGAGATTGACGACATCTGGATGTCCGACAAAAGCGTGTCCAGCCAGATCTACCACGGCCACATCTTCCTGATCGGTCTGCAGCGCTTGAGGATCCTGGCAAAGCTGGCCGGGTTCAGGATCAGGGAGGTCAAATATGTCCGGCTCAGCAAGGGCTCGCTGTTCCTGTTTCCCTTCTTTTACCCGTTGATCCTGCTCAGTTCGTATTTCAGGTATTACCGGAGCCTGGCCCGGCACAAAGAAATTCCCGCGGCCTACAAACTTGAGGTCTACCGGGAACAGCTGCAGATGAACCTTGACCCAAAAAACCTGGTGAACAAGCATACCTTCATCATCTTCGAAAAAGAGAAGGAGCTGAAGGAGGTTGATTTCCGGGCGGCAGGGGTGATGAAATCGTTTGATAAGATAATGTAA
- a CDS encoding GNAT family N-acetyltransferase yields MTEDILIRPYQPGDSIPEITALLHRAYAKPAGQGVRFWASRQDDTVTEKRLKKGTSFLAVRDGAIVGTISVYGPDKNSAAEFYRREDVRYFGQFGVDPTLQGTGLGKRLYQTVEDHCQKNNIRYLALDTCENAADLIEMYQRWGFKQVDRVKWEVVDFRSIIMAKDLTAVRAVRAGFKPAPTG; encoded by the coding sequence ATGACTGAAGATATCCTCATCCGCCCATACCAGCCCGGCGACTCCATCCCGGAGATCACCGCCCTTCTGCATCGGGCCTACGCTAAGCCGGCCGGGCAGGGCGTCCGCTTTTGGGCCTCACGCCAGGACGACACCGTCACCGAGAAACGGCTCAAAAAGGGAACCTCCTTCCTGGCCGTCAGGGACGGCGCCATCGTGGGCACCATCTCGGTCTACGGCCCGGACAAAAACTCCGCGGCCGAGTTCTACCGGCGGGAAGACGTCCGCTATTTCGGGCAGTTCGGAGTGGACCCCACCCTGCAGGGCACCGGCCTGGGCAAACGGCTGTACCAAACAGTGGAGGACCATTGCCAAAAGAACAACATCAGGTACCTGGCCCTGGACACCTGCGAGAACGCAGCGGACCTGATAGAGATGTACCAGCGCTGGGGCTTTAAGCAGGTGGACCGGGTCAAATGGGAGGTGGTGGATTTCCGCAGTATCATCATGGCCAAGGACCTGACCGCCGTAAGGGCAGTAAGGGCGGGTTTCAAACCCGCCCCGACAGGATAA
- a CDS encoding GNAT family N-acetyltransferase: MTKNSDLIFVLKNPFPSYQLKYPGHTVRPALEEAVENDFYQVLFDSYGPPRMTREAFELDLKEGWYTRADCLIMYDGERPVAAGQIRTEAQNGRVIGFLDTLGVPKASQGKGLGRDMTIRRVRMLAERGAEEIRTEVAEDNWPMMNILMGLEFVPEEVKPSQ, translated from the coding sequence ATGACGAAAAATAGCGATCTGATCTTCGTCCTCAAAAACCCCTTCCCGTCCTACCAGCTTAAATACCCCGGGCATACCGTCCGCCCGGCGCTGGAAGAGGCGGTGGAGAATGACTTTTACCAGGTGCTTTTTGATTCCTACGGCCCGCCCCGCATGACCCGCGAAGCCTTTGAACTGGACCTTAAAGAGGGTTGGTACACGCGGGCGGACTGTTTGATAATGTATGATGGAGAGCGCCCTGTGGCCGCCGGTCAGATCAGGACGGAAGCGCAGAACGGCCGGGTGATCGGTTTCTTGGACACCCTGGGCGTGCCCAAAGCCTCGCAGGGTAAAGGTCTTGGCCGCGACATGACCATCCGGCGGGTCAGGATGTTGGCGGAGCGGGGTGCAGAGGAAATCCGGACCGAGGTGGCCGAGGACAACTGGCCGATGATGAACATCCTGATGGGTCTGGAGTTCGTTCCAGAAGAAGTGAAGCCATCACAATAA
- a CDS encoding SOS response-associated peptidase has translation MCGRFTLTAKLEEIAERFEVDGEDVLRLKEEYLPRYNIAPANSVLVVLFDGKRRRLKTMHWGLLPHFKTAGQAAPLLFNARSETLGQKPSFSKLIEKQRCLIVADGFYEFLPVGKTKRPVRYILKEGKLFAFAGLYAVDKDDKPSCTIVTTEANDLVKKVHSRMPVILEKFGEKQWLDPSVADYESLVPCFTPLDKDKLTAYFADPKVNSTRNEGPELIDHTGDIETLFDTNGQ, from the coding sequence ATGTGTGGAAGATTCACACTAACAGCCAAACTGGAGGAGATCGCCGAGCGGTTCGAGGTTGACGGCGAGGATGTGCTTAGGCTTAAGGAAGAGTATCTCCCCCGCTACAACATCGCGCCGGCCAACAGCGTGCTGGTGGTGCTGTTCGACGGGAAGCGCCGCCGCTTGAAGACCATGCACTGGGGCCTGCTCCCGCACTTCAAGACCGCCGGCCAAGCCGCTCCCCTGCTGTTCAACGCCCGCTCCGAGACACTGGGCCAGAAGCCGTCATTTTCCAAACTGATAGAGAAGCAGCGCTGCTTGATAGTGGCCGACGGGTTCTACGAATTTTTACCGGTAGGCAAGACCAAGCGCCCGGTGCGCTATATTTTGAAGGAAGGAAAGTTGTTCGCCTTTGCCGGGCTGTATGCCGTAGACAAGGATGATAAGCCCTCCTGCACCATCGTGACCACCGAAGCCAACGACCTGGTGAAGAAGGTCCACTCCCGGATGCCGGTGATCTTGGAGAAGTTCGGCGAAAAGCAGTGGCTGGACCCGTCAGTAGCAGACTATGAGAGCCTGGTGCCTTGCTTTACACCATTGGATAAAGACAAGCTGACGGCCTATTTTGCCGACCCCAAGGTCAATTCCACCAGGAACGAGGGCCCGGAGCTGATAGACCATACTGGGGATATTGAGACATTATTTGACACTAATGGACAATGA
- a CDS encoding DNA primase produces MAQIPEHIIDEIRQASDVVDIVGQYLPLKKMGNTYKTLCPFHQEKTPSFNVNPQKQIWHCFGCGKGGNVYTFLMEYDKVSFVEAVRTLAQKAGIKVPETRADYKDGRHDLLYQANELAASFFSENLADPKNASAREYLEKLGITKETQELFRLGYAPNEWDGFIKYAGRSGLSLPLLQESGLIVARETGSGFYDRFRHRIIFPFFSLGGRVIGFGGRSLEQSPQAKYLNSPETPIYHKGRGFYGFNQTKSAVGDAGYAILVEGNFDLIVPFQAGFKNILATAGTALTPDQARLLSRYARRVVVCYDPDSAGQSATERAIEPLLEAGLDVKAALLPPNMDPDAFIREKGAEEFGALIKNAITFVEFLVMRTSLQKDLSQISEKSKLVNDLAGLMVKVEDTVSRAQYARETADLCGVDESLVLDLMRKKQGLSPKQAAAPGKELPQIDWEHEIFVLLIKRPQFLEEFGPQLKEGNLPSPWLQGMLARLETQYSQSGRIEGAKLFEDLVDQEEQNRLSAIIARSHQGDDTMDDADKDRTVLRDYLKKLKELRLKPRMKELQEQIKLSEKAGNREQVSQLLAQYQELRQIYAGKKP; encoded by the coding sequence ATGGCCCAGATCCCCGAACATATCATAGACGAGATCCGCCAGGCCAGTGATGTAGTGGACATCGTGGGTCAGTACCTGCCGTTGAAGAAGATGGGCAACACCTACAAGACCCTCTGCCCCTTTCACCAGGAAAAGACCCCCTCGTTCAATGTCAACCCCCAAAAGCAGATCTGGCACTGCTTCGGCTGCGGCAAGGGCGGCAACGTCTATACTTTTTTAATGGAGTACGACAAGGTCTCGTTCGTGGAGGCGGTGCGCACTTTGGCCCAGAAGGCCGGCATCAAGGTCCCCGAGACCCGGGCCGACTACAAGGATGGCCGGCACGACCTGCTGTACCAGGCCAACGAGCTGGCCGCCAGCTTCTTTTCCGAGAACCTGGCCGACCCCAAAAATGCTTCTGCCCGGGAGTATCTGGAAAAGCTGGGCATCACCAAGGAAACCCAGGAGCTGTTCCGGCTGGGCTATGCCCCCAACGAATGGGACGGCTTCATAAAATACGCCGGGCGCTCCGGCCTGTCCCTGCCCCTGCTGCAGGAATCCGGACTGATCGTAGCCCGGGAGACCGGCAGCGGCTTCTACGACCGCTTCAGGCACCGGATCATCTTTCCCTTCTTCTCCCTGGGCGGACGGGTGATAGGCTTCGGCGGGCGCAGTCTGGAGCAAAGCCCCCAGGCCAAGTACCTCAACTCGCCCGAGACCCCCATCTACCACAAAGGACGAGGCTTCTACGGCTTCAACCAGACCAAGTCGGCCGTCGGCGACGCCGGCTACGCCATCCTGGTGGAGGGCAACTTCGACCTGATCGTCCCCTTTCAGGCCGGTTTTAAGAATATTCTGGCCACCGCCGGAACCGCCCTGACCCCGGACCAGGCCCGGCTGCTCTCCCGCTATGCCCGGCGGGTGGTGGTCTGCTACGACCCGGACAGCGCCGGCCAGTCGGCCACCGAGCGGGCCATAGAGCCTTTGCTGGAAGCGGGTTTGGACGTAAAGGCCGCCCTGCTGCCGCCCAACATGGACCCCGACGCCTTCATCCGGGAGAAGGGAGCGGAGGAATTCGGGGCCCTGATCAAGAATGCCATCACCTTCGTGGAATTCCTGGTGATGCGGACCAGCCTGCAGAAGGACCTTTCCCAGATCTCGGAGAAGAGCAAGCTGGTGAACGACCTGGCCGGGCTGATGGTCAAGGTGGAGGACACGGTCTCACGGGCGCAATATGCCAGGGAAACCGCCGACCTCTGCGGAGTGGATGAATCCCTGGTGCTGGACCTGATGCGCAAAAAACAGGGCCTGTCCCCCAAACAGGCGGCGGCCCCGGGCAAGGAACTGCCCCAAATTGACTGGGAGCACGAGATCTTTGTGCTTTTGATAAAGCGGCCCCAGTTCCTGGAAGAATTCGGACCCCAACTAAAAGAAGGAAACCTGCCCTCGCCCTGGTTGCAGGGAATGCTGGCCCGGCTGGAGACCCAGTACAGCCAGAGCGGCCGGATAGAAGGGGCCAAGCTGTTCGAGGACCTGGTGGACCAGGAAGAGCAGAACCGGCTGTCGGCCATCATCGCCCGCTCCCACCAGGGCGATGACACCATGGACGACGCGGACAAGGACCGCACCGTGCTCAGGGATTACCTTAAAAAGCTGAAAGAGCTTAGGCTTAAGCCCCGGATGAAGGAACTGCAGGAGCAGATCAAGCTCTCGGAAAAGGCCGGGAACCGGGAGCAGGTCAGCCAGTTGCTGGCCCAGTACCAGGAACTGCGCCAAATTTATGCTGGTAAAAAACCCTGA